The Diceros bicornis minor isolate mBicDic1 chromosome 28, mDicBic1.mat.cur, whole genome shotgun sequence genomic sequence TTAATGCTGTTGAAATGGGACTTGGTCTAGCTGAGGGGATTCCGGTAGTGGAACTGCACTGATGAATTGATGTTCTCTCTGTTGATCTTCTATTCTCAGTGTAACCATATTTGCCAAAACCTTGCCTCAATGGGCCTTAAACTCATAGAAAGGCTGAGTTTCTGTTGCCAAAGTGAAGCAAAGAACTAAGACAACTTATTGAGACAGCTTATAGattgttcaggaaaaaaaatctgccttTGAAATTATTGAGTCATTTCAGTTTTTATTCCAGAATCATACAAGGCACTATCATCTGTATTATTCAGCAGTGGCTTTCAAAACTTTTTTGCCATGACTCACAGTAAAAAAAATACCCTTTACATCATGATCCAGGTcatattcagtcattcattcgtTTGTTCCTTCAGTGAGTAGGTACTGACCACCTACTATATGCCGAATACTATTCTAAGCAGAACACAGTAGTAaacaaagagggagggagggaaacaaaATCCCTGTCTTCAAAGACCTTACATACTGGTGGAACATACAGTAAACaagtaaaacaaacacacaaacacacagaaacagGAGGTTTTGTTTCATGAATCTTCTATTACTATGTGCCATGCACTCTAATgttttctaaggaaaaaaaaatgctagtcACACCCCATTAAGCCATTAAGTTGGCTTCTCAATTCAGTAACAGGTTGAGACCTGCACTTTGAAAAATCCTGGTCTAGACAATTTATGAAGTAGGCAGAGTGTGTAAGgttcctattttacagacaagacCAAGCGACACGTAAAGAAAGAGAGGCTAAGTGATCTCGCCAAATTCACCCGCAATCTGAGAGAAGCGATGCTGGAACTTGACCTCAGGGCTTCTGAGTCCACTCCTGCCCTTTCCATTATTTCCTGCGGTCCTCACAACTGTCTTGGTTCCTACTTCTCTTTGATTATGAAATCTTGACCTTTGCCTGGAGCAGCTCTTccttctcttgccaggtaacatCCTACCAATACTTCTAGGCCTATCTGGACTGCCGCCTGCTCCAGGATGCCTCTCCTGTGCCCCTCCGTGCATTCTGGCTTCGTCCGTCATTCCTGCTGTACCAGAGGAGGCTCCTCCACTGTGACCGCCTTAAGAGCAGGTCTCACtcatcttttccccccaaagcctttACAGAGTGCTTTATAGACAGAgtagatattaataaatacatacaGAACTGAACTGAATTTGTAGGGGACTCAACGCAGAGGGGTGGGAGGAAGTGCTTCCTAGCCAGGACTGCAGGATTTAGGCAACATCTATTTAAAAGGCTAAGAGACTAGAAAAGATACCACTGGAAAAAAGATCTCTTTATCTAGGTTATAAAAGTCATACATTAGGTAGAGGCTTCAACAGTATAAAAATTACACAATCCAAATGTTTTATCTCCCTAGCATCAGTAGATAGATTTAGAACCATGCCAGTAGGTCATGGATCACACACAACAGGAACTTAGTCAAAGTAATTCAAGAAAATGAACGCCACTATTAGGAGGCCCAAGGAATAGCTGGACGGACCCGAGGCAGGACAGGAGCCAGAGGCCCCTGGGGAGCTCCTCAGCAGCAGGCCTAAGGGCACCTTTGCTGTAATGGTGACCACTACAGTGGGGACAACTGCCAACTCACCCAATTGAAGAAAATCAGTTCAGATTCTCAGGAGAATCTAAAGGGCACAGTTAAGTCTCAAATTGTCACTCCTGCTTCATACAGTTTGGGTAAGATGAGGCTGTGTGGCTGGTGCAAATAtctagggaaggagggagaagaaacTCTTTGAAAAGGGAGATGAACTTTGACTAACTATTGACCCCAACTGgaattttaagtttaaatttcaTCCTGCCCCCAGAGAGGATGGGGACTCAAGGCCAAGATGAGGTCAGTTGTAAGTAGTTATATAAAATACTGTATCTGTGATACagtgtaaaatataatttcaacccTCTATttatgtaaaagtaaaaaaaaatgtaggatTTTAGCTAAATGACCTCTAAGTTGCAGAGACCTATGAGACtgagtttataaatatatatcatgAAAACTGAATTCTCTAAACCCATGGTTTTCAGACTTTATTTTGAATTAGAGATTCTAATTCTGTAGGACTAGGGTAAGGCAGTGGGAACTGCATATTTAAATAAGAACCCCAGGTTCTGTTAAAGATGTGTCATGTTGAGAAATTTGCTTAATCGAACTCCTTCCTCCTTAAAGTAATCAAAAAGGGGCTCAACTTACATACATATCTAACTAGAACAAAAATGGACAATACAACCAAGCAGGCACACCATTTATGTGGTAACACTAAATAAGAGCATGTACAAATTTTAACACCACTACATTTCTTATAATTGTTTTTAACAGCATTTAGTCACATAATTTATAGTGGCATGGgtttataaaaaatgtttaagacTGGTTGGTAACTTAGTCTTATCTtgggttttcttttaaaattgagaaTAGGGGAACTAGCTATGAGTTAAAAGGATATTTCAGGATGATATGTTAACTATAAAGTCAAAAGGTACACTGATATCAATTCCATAAACAGCAAATACAAAAGCAACTTATTTAAGCCTATTagctcacatttttaaaaagcagcctcATTTCTTTCAAGTTAAGTACTATAAATGGTTCTTGAAAGTCCACTGTGAACATGATATACTCAATCCAACTAGTTGGAAGCTGGGGGGGTGAGTTTTTGTGACCATCCAATTCAAAGTCTGATTCAGGGTTAAAAATCAAACTGCGTTACAAAAAGTTACAGTCCTGGGTAACATAATCAGTTCCTCAGACAATACAGTTTCCAAAGCTCTCATCATCCTGGTTACCCTCCTTTTTTGCTTTCACTTACACATACCATTCTTTTAAAGaagcaaaaaatataaaagttcacCAAAGTTCTGCAAGTCACAGTTCATGTAGCACTGAATGATAGTAGCTTTGGCATTTGATATTAAAGTCACtttcattacaaatattttcttcattctggATCAAGGCGAGGTAAAACAGGAAGAATAAGATTCCCAAAGGCAGAGTCTTGAGTTATGAAGTATCCAGATGAATGTGCATGTGCATGCTgggaaagagttaaaaaaaaaaaaaacgcaattAAGCTATTATGAGTCACAATTCTTCAACCAAGGCATTAAAATTACTTATCCTTTCTGAGTGCTTGAcaccaaatttattttaaaaatcagttcttATGCTGCTAATTTTGTTTAAATACACAGGAGATGGACAATAATAAAGAATTCACATTAACAAATTGCATCAAGTGCTCATTTATCATCCCCACTCTCCCTTGCTTCTCTTCAGTCAATAAATGAGTCAGACATGAATTACTTTGTTCCTTGAGGTGGGTGGGGACAGGGGACTAGCAACAAAGGTTTCCAAGTACTCTGCTCTTGATCAACAAAGCAGGAGCTTAAGAAGGGCAGTGTTGGAAGGAGGGGGGGGGAAAGGCAGCTGATTACTGTGATTAAGATACCAACATTTTGGAGAGAATGTTGGAACGTAAATAACCATCAGTGACTTCCCTCTGCCACTAAAGAAAGCAGGACTGTTTTTAAGTTGTCTAAAGTGAGATGATGGTTCATGTCCCTTCCAACTCTGAGATTCTAAGGTTTAAAAGCATAGGTAACGATGTCTTGTCCAAGGTCTCTGGGAATCTTAATTAAATTCTCCAAGATCAGcataataataaaactgtttatgaagaacaatattttttaaactgataGATTATCACATTCCTATGGTAAGAATTAGTCTTTAAATAAACATTTCCTGCACAACAGTCATGCtggccattaaaaaaaagaatccagggccggccctgtggcttagcggttaagtgcgcgcgctccgctgctggcggcccgggttcggatcctgggcatgcactgacgcaccgcttctccggccatgctgaggccgcgtcccacctacagcaactggaaggatgtgcaaccatgacatacaactatctactggggctttgggggcgggcggggggggatttaaaaaaaaaaaagaatccaaacaACAATAGTAAACCTATCAAAGACTATCACAGGATATAATGGCATgtcaaatttgaaataatatatatgtactaTTAAACTAGCCAGTTCAGCTTTTAAGATCATTCTGTCCATCCAAATATCCTAAACTCTTTTGTGCACAAGCAATCCCTTGCCAGGTACAGCACAGAATCAATCATGACCGCATCAGTACCATAAAAGATACTTTCATTACTGCTGTATTGGTCCTTCAAATCCTTTGGGCGTGATTGAACATCAGCAAACGACTGCAATTATGTGAggaacatttttattgatattgctCCACTGAAATACAAAATACGAATTGTGCTGGCTTCCAAGACCCAGGAAATCTCCAGAGACAAGAACGTCAGTTACATTTTGCTCACCTGCAAAGCTGCCTTCTGCTGGGCTGCAATATGCTGCTGCTCAGCATGATCCCGGAAGTCCTTATTAAGAGAGGGTCTCGAAAGCGCGATGCTAAAATGGGAATCTTAGTTACATGGCTGTTTAAGGTAGAGACTTTCCTACTTCTCAATCacatttttcattatatattctttatatgGATAAAAGGAGACCTTTGAGAATaagtcttttttccttctcccactGTCTACATTAATTTATATGAAGAAAGCCTATGTTATTTACTAGGGCTTCAAATTATCtcctttttattgatgatttATGGTCTCTTAGTTTCAAACAGATTTGAGGTACTCCAGTCCATCATTAAGTTCCCTTTATGGTGAAAACTGAAGACTTGAATGTTTCAAGCAGAAGGTGTAGTGTGCAACGGCCTGGGGCAAAAGAGCCTGACATGTTTGAAGAAATGAGAGTTCAGCAGGACTGGAggtcagggctggggaggggtgaAGTGGGTTGGCAAAAAATGAGGCTGAGGAGGCAGGCAGGTGCCAGGATATGAAGAGCCttgtgaaatatattaagaaatctAGATCTTATTGTAACAGGAAAGGGAGACTTCCAAAGAGTGTTataagcagaggagtgacatgatcagaagtaccactgggccggccctgtggcttagtggttaagtgcgcgcgctccgctgctggcggcccgggttcggatcccgggcgtgcactgacgcaccgcttctccggtcatgctgaggccacgtcccacatacagcaactagaatgatgtccaactatgacatacaactatctactggggctttgggggagaaaaaaaaggaggaggattggcaacagatgttagctcagagccggtcttcctcagcaaaaagaggattagcacggatgttagctcagagctgatcttcctcacaaaaaaaaaaaaagtaccacatGACGGTCCAGAAAGACCACCGCTACAGCAGACAGTGCTGGTCACCTCCTCAACAACTATTTATCTCCCTTCCTCCGTGCTGATGGAACCCAAACTTAATTCAATCATTGGTGGTCCCATGCTTCATGGCAGGCCAGGCTCATCCTTCAGGGGGTGAACTTTGACTGGTATAAGACAATGCCATTCCCCTTGCTGGCTCCTGGtttaggcaagagaaagataCACAATACTGGGCAACTAGATTTGATGGGCAGTCTGTGGGAAGGCTTCTGAGAACATTCTCCTCACTCTTAAAAAAGGGACATAGGATAGGAACCTTTCTGGCTTTTGCCTCTACAGGTGGCTCAGTGTAGAGGTGATGCCTAGGCTACTGCAGTCATATTTTGACCATTAGGGAGCTACTGATCCATGGAGAAAGGCAGAAAGGAAGCTGGACCACTGCTGACACTGTTGTGCCACTACATTAAGCTACTCTGGAACCATCTTACCTTCACCTTCCTGGTTAACATATATCCTAATGTTTATGCCAACTTTGTTGGTTTTCtgttaaaacaataaaacatcctaactgaaaaaactgataaatgtaTTCAAGAGGACTTAAGACTACAGGAAATTCAATGAGGAAGCAGTGATAGTAACTGAGGCAAGAAATGAAGAGTGGCCAGGACCAGGGCAGCATCAGTAGCAATGAAGAAAAATGGACAGATATGAGACACATTTCAAAGTATAAACTTATGTTTATATCTCTTATGAGAATAAATGCTTGGAGATGGAAATGAAAGGGAATAATAAACAATTAAAGTTCACATTTCTGACTCTGATAACTAGTAGATCTGTACCATTCACTGCGACAAGAAACCCAAGAATATGAAGCAATtagagagaggggaaaggaagaCGACTTTAGTTTGGGCATACTAAGTTTGAAATGCCTGTAggaaggggccggcctgatggtgtaagcggttaagtgcgcgtgctcggctgcggcggcggcccggggttcgccggttcggatcccgggcgtgcaccgacacactgcttggcaagccatgctgtggcagcgtcccatataaagtggaggaagatgggcacagatgttagcccagggccagtcttcctcagcaaaaaaagaggaggattggcagatgttagcacagggctgatctcctcacaaaaaaaaaacagaaatgcctGTAGGACATTGAAGCGAAGTGGAGATGTCCAGGAGGCAGTCTGGTGCGTGGGAGACAGGACTAGGCTAGAGGTGCAAAAGTTATCAgcacagcctggtggcatagtggttaagtttgtgcgctctgcttaggcggcctggggttcacaggttcggatctcaggaaTGGACCTAcccgccactcatcaagccatgctgttgaggcataccacatacaaaatagaggaagattgtcacagatgttagctcagtgacaatcttcctcaagcaaaaaaggggaagattggcaacagatattagctcagggccaatcttcctcaccaaaaaaaaaaaaaaaagttatcggCATGTAAATAACAGGTTGTGAAAGTGGACGCCACTGTCCAGTGGAAAAAAGTAACTTGGAAACTGAGTTCTCAGAATTCTGAGGAATATCAATATTCAAGAGATAGGCAGTGGAGAAatgtctgcaaaaaaaaaaaaaaatcaagatagtaTAACATTAAGTGAATGGAAgccaagaaaaaagaattttaaggagAGAATAGAATGATCAGTGGTGTCAAATAATGCTAAGATGTCTAACAAGAAAAGGACTTTGGTCCACCAGATTTAGCTACAAGGAGGTTACAAGTGACCAGGCTCGAACCTATTCTTTGGTACAGAGAAGGGGGGGCCTAGATGTCAGATTGTAGTGGGTtgaggagtgagagagaaagtagaaatgAGTATAGATAACTCCTTTAAGAGGACGGGctgaaaaagagaggagaaagttcGAGTGGCAGTTGAATGGGATGATGGATCTCAGAGAAGAGATTTAAGATGGCAGGAGCTGAATACAATAAATGAGCTACCTAAATtttacctactttgtaggttaaGTTTGTTTAACATTTGCAGAATGTTTAAAAAGTGGGACATTAACAATAATTTCAGTaacaaaaaaacatacaaaacccttttctttttttaagagtaGTCTATAGGGAAAATTAAATATTCCaattagaattaaaatatttaaaatctaatcAAATAGCCTAATTTTTTCAAATCTaactaggaaaaaaaacataACATGTAAATAAATTCCAATGTTAAAGAAACAAACCACTGCTAACCAATTTGAGTTATTTTGTCCAAGATAttttttttatcactgaatataaAAACCACATTATTCTTCAATACCTAGCTCCAGGATGATTTGTTGAAGATTGGTTCTGCattagtaattttcttttctctttgtccagTTCTGCCAAAATTGCAActctatttttgttttgaaaacctaaagaagagagggagtggggggaaaaaaagggagaaagagaggaaaaaaacattttagagCCATTTTATAAACCTAGGCCATCTAGAAACACAGAAGGCAAAATTCTGTTCTCTAACATGATAATGAACTCACTAGTAAGTACGGTCATGGGCCACATAACGGCGTCTTGGTCAACGACGGACCGCATacacgacggtggtcccataaggttagtaccatacagcctaggtgtgtagtagcctGTACCaaccaggtttgtgtaagtacacgctatgatgttcacacaacgacaacATCACCTAAGGCCACCTTTCTCAGAAAGCATCCCTGTCGTTAAACGACAGGACTATAGCTTCCCTAGACGGTTACTGTTTCCCTTCTGCCTATTTCCCAACAACTTTAGCAGCATGATACCTGGGTATATGCAATATATACAACTGAAGACTTTTAAGACTTAGTTCTAAAGAATTTTAATCACTAAGGTATGGGTAGCagcatttgtttttttaacaaactcTCTGAGCCCCCAAATGCTACAGGCAACAATCTCTATTTTGCTCAGTCAATCTCTAGGAGTGGAGATTTTCTTAGTTCTCAGTTTTAGGCCTCTTGGTGAATTCCTCTTTCATGAGGGAAAAAGCATTAGACACACTCAGATTAAAACAATACTTCTTTTTCTCAATTGCTTTCATTCAGAAATGACACACAATCTTTCAAGGAACAAGTCAAAGAACTGCATCTGATAGAAAGCAACTCTGAGAAACAAATGGAGCATAACTGACAGGGTACAAAAAGATACGTCCTTTATCAAATACTTAATACTGGGCTTGATTTTGAGCTCCAAACCTACATAAGATCTAGAGCAGAGGCTGCAACAACTTACATAAGATCTAGAGCAGAGGCTGGCCCAGGAGCAACATCCAattatgctttaaaaatctgaattaaaTGCCAACATGTCAACACTGAGAGTATACAAAATTCTCAGATTTCCTGCTTCTCTTGAAATCTCAAGATCTAGCAACAGAGGTCTGGATGCCCCCATGACAATAAGAAAGAGTTTTCCCCTTTAGCTGGGCACTCTCCAGCTTGTTAAgtctcatatatacatatatataagggCAGGCCCCCCCACCTTGTTAAGTCTTCATCAGACTTGTTTATACCAGTAGGCATTTAATTTTCTGATccctaatttaaaagaaaagaaccggaggctggccccgtggcgtagcagttaggtgcgtgcgctccgctgctggcagcccgggttcggatcctaggtacGCACCAATACACcagttgtcaggccatgctgtggcggcgtcccatataaagtggagaaagataggcacagatgttagcccagggccagtcttc encodes the following:
- the INIP gene encoding SOSS complex subunit C; protein product: MAANPSGQGFQNKNRVAILAELDKEKRKLLMQNQSSTNHPGASIALSRPSLNKDFRDHAEQQHIAAQQKAALQHAHAHSSGYFITQDSAFGNLILPVLPRLDPE